The Myripristis murdjan chromosome 17, fMyrMur1.1, whole genome shotgun sequence DNA segment tgtatctGTGTAAGGTTGCTATGTAGCATTTACCACACCATTACTCATGCATTGAGGGTACCCTCCTCCATACAATGTAGTATAACATTTTTGCATCAAAgccaagcgcacacacacacacacacacacacacacacacacgcacatatgcacTCGCCTCTTTCCCAGGGGAATGAgctcttcttctttctgtcGCTCTTTCAccatctctcccttcctctctctctcacacacatgtacacacacatgtacgcacacacacacacacacacacacacacaaacacattcgtTCTCAGTGAcacccatgcatacacacagacaagttCATTGTCTCGTTCACACACAtaattctctctctgtatatattttgcctcttactttctctctctcgctctctctctttctctctcacacacacacacttgtctcccacatacacacatagtcatctaaacacacacacacacacaaagttgcGTCAGTAGTGAATTACCATGCCGTTCCGCGTTATTAAACATGACACTCGGCCCAGATAATGGAGCCTTTCTTCATCTCAATTTGGAAGGCTAATCTTATTGCTTTGATTAACAGCAGCTTCATTTGCATATCAAGGCCTCCCCTCCTTTAATTCCTCCATCGCAAATCCCCCCTTTATAGCTGTAGATAAAAAGGAATCTATCTGTATGTATCTTTCTTTAGAATCTTTTCTtccttccccctcttcctctctcttgttcttgGTTAACTCctggtttgcatttttttttgtgtgtgtgtgtgttattctttttcttcttcctattCATCGTCATCAACCTCATCTTCATCGGCCCCATATAGAAAGATGCCTGTAATaaagacgagaggagaggagagacttgAGTAAAGAGTGACTTCACTGACTGGGAGAAATCGGGTGATTGGACAATCAGTAACTTGCAGAGATCCTAGTTACTTATTGTCCAGTGGGATTCAGGCTCCATCAAAGAGACTAAAGGAAACGTTTCAGcgaaatgtcaaaattacagcCTCCTATTACAGTGTAACCACGCTGTTGCAACACCGATTATAAAGTTTGACTGCTCATTGTGTCATCTCCCCGGCCCTGGCCTGGTGTTTACTGAACAAATTGTTGACCTTGAGATGAATTAACAATTCAAATTAAACGTGCAAATTAAAAGAGAACCAGCATTCATTTCCCGCTCACACGTCCAGCACATTGTGAATGAAGTAGCTGAGCTGAGACACAACATTTTGCCGCATTCATGGCATTTTAGACGTTTGGCTGCTTGGaaactgcctttttttccccctcactgcaaaaatacaCCTCTTAACAAGTCCTTTAGTCCCACGTGTAGTgttttaaaaatctattttttctgGATGGGATGAGATGTGTCCTTTGGCATTGGAgaccagtgcagtttcacttgtttcaggaattttgaAAGCTGATTACCATTGTAAACGAGTGGGATTGTCTCATCACACTGGCATTTTTatgcaaaacaagattttaattttgaaacatGAAACTAAAAATGACTTGCTAAGCTGCATATTCTTTGCAATGACTTACACAGTGTAGACCTCATTTTTGTTTAAACAAATTACGTTACCCTGTTACCCTATTTACAATGGAATACACCAGCCAAATGATCACATTATCCCCAACAATTTACCACTGCAGCCACCACTGATATGACATTGCTTGGCCACACAATTAAAACTTTGCCAGTCATGCATTTTGTAAATTGCATTACAGTCACTCACTTCCAATTGTGGCAAAATTTGACCTCAgttcttatattttatatgtgaTAGGCAGTGGTGTTGTCATCAATGAAAAGGTAGGTGGGCACCTGATTAATGCATCCAGAGCATTTAGCCATGTTTGACCATGTTTGACAATATATTTAAGCCACATTATGCAAGCTTTTGACAGCAGATTACCCATAAATAAGCAGGATATATCATACCCTATTAGTGGCCTTATGTGTACAAATAAATTCCTCATTTTCCTGAAATAATGGTTTTTCGCTCTCTGGCTTTTGGGGTGTGTTTTGTGGGTGCAGCCACAAATGAACCAGGTTGTGACTATCAGGCTGGGGGaagtgacagcagcaacaaaaatgtcagaaagcCAATCATTAACAAAAGGCTTAATATGTGACCGGCAAAgcctattaaaaaaaacaaaaaggggatagcagcattgtttttttaatgcctaGATGACATTTCAGGAAATGTTATCAGGATGAGTGAAAAATACGGTGGAAAAATACCGTGCCGAATTTGACCAGAGGCTGTGGAAGTTTCATAAGGAGGGTTGAAGGTCAAACGAATCCCAAGGTGAAGTCCTGTCCtaaagcacaacacacacacacacacacacacacacacacacacacacacacacaaagttgcTGTAAAAGACAGAAGATATTGTAAGTGCACTACGGTAATAACGTAAAATACAACTAGGGATTAGATTTTAACTGCACTTGTGCACTGCAAGACATTGACCCCTTGTGTgaacgtgcatgtgtgtgtgcatgtgtgtgtgtgtgtgcctgtgattgtgattgtggcTGTGTTTTAGGGTATTGACCAATTGTATGTTTATATGTCTATAAAGAGCTCCAAGGCCGAGCTGACATAGGCCATAGTCGGTGCAGAGCCACCCTCAATGGTCTGTGAAAATGGCTGTATTGTGTTAGAGTGAAGTTAAGTGCAGCATAAAGAGCTTTTACCTATTCACAGTTTGTCTCTCTGCCAGCTGGAAGCCTGAGCTGGTTCAGGTGGAGTCAGCTTCATGGATCATTTTCAACCACTATTTTATAATTCTATTAACAAGATGGCTATACCTCACCAGGTTTTATCAGATTTATACAgtgctttgttattttttgacCAGCCTCCCCTCAACCCTCCtattttcctctgtattttacctttctgtcctgctgtcctcctgttTCAGAAATCCTCTGTGTTTTTAactgttctaaaaaaaaaaaaaaaaaaaaaaaaagttgatgttATGCCTAAACACCAGGCACATTTGATGTGTTTGCTGCATCTCCTCCAGGAAAGATGGCACCATGTAAAACATTAGTGGATAACATGTAGTGATGACAAGTCATTCAATCAAACAGCACCAGccaataaaagaagaagaagaagaagaagaagaagaagaagaagaagaagaagaagaagaagaagatgaagaagaagaagaagaagaagaagcaggaggaggagaggaaaaagaagaaggtcAGCATGAGGATTCATGGATGCagagtgggttttttttgttttttgtttttttttcatttttttctactgtGTTGCTGTTTACTGGATGCCCTgctctcctaaatgcagtgattttttttttttaaataaaccttTTAATTACTAAGAACTGATCTATAATATTTTCACTATCCCACCGAATACTGcaacacatcattaaaaatcGATTCAATCAAATCATTCATGAAGCccttttttcagtgtaatgttaACAGGTGTGCTCAGGACTCTTTAATTTGCCACTACTTTGTAGGCTGGTATCAGGGCAGGACAGTCTGTACATCATATttccatttaaatgttttaaaactcacttttaaaaCCCTCAGTGTTCTGTGCATAAAGGTCACATAAATTGGGCTAATCCAGGAGTGATTACACTCCTGAAACAACTGAGTTATAGCAGACAGTGTCTGAAACTGTGTATATTTTATAATAACACTCATAAAACACTCATAACACACTGATAACTCAGTTTCTCCATGTAGTCTCTGGAATCAGTTGCAGTTTACTGTAGTAATCAAAAATACATTGTCATGAATCAAATTACGGCACACGCTCTACAGTATATCTCTTCCACTGATTATAGAAAATGAGAAGTACCCTTTTCTggtcatcagtgtttttttttgtttgtttttttttttcatctcaatATCGAGCACACATTCAAAATGTGATACAATGTACACACAGGATAGGGACATGTGAATGTGTTATGGTTGTGTGGTGTGGCCATGTATAGTCCCAAGCTTGCATTACTACTGCAAGTTACTCAAACAAGAGGTCCTCTCCACAcccattcataaaaaaaaaaaaagttcttaatGTACTCATAAACTGACGGATTggcacaaaatgtaaacatattgTGGTGCTGTATAAATGAGAAGAGGTGAATTAAGTCCTTGGATGAGCAGATAACGATCCATTTTACAGACCAGCCCCTTGTGATAACAAATGATCAACTTCAAACAATGATATATTTTCTTCCAAAATTGATATATAGCGTTTTATAACACaactctgtgttttatttgtacCCGTCCTAGCAGAATCCCTGGCAGTAAAAGTCAAGGGTGTGACCATAAAGCCATTGAAGGAGAGTTCATTGACCTAGAGGATGGACCACTACATCACCTTGATGAGTTGTCAGCATTTTACTCACTGCTTGGAAACTCCATAAACATTCACGGCCTGCTTATGTGAATTATTGCCCGTTCCCTTTCCCTCGTAGGCAATTGTCCTCTCGGTGTCATCATCCTCAGCTGTAATTGTACTTGTGTCATCACTTGCAGAAGAGGAGGGAGTATATAAACAgagacggtcttggtctcagtACCTTGCTCTTCCCCAAGCTTGCCTCGgcatctcctctctcactcctccacTCACCAGCACTCAGCTCGACATGGCCTTCGCCGGAAAATGGGAAACCGAAACCCAGGAGGGATACGATGAGTTCTGCAAGCTGCTTGGTGAGACCGCCGACTCCAAACTTTAGCTTTAGTTATGAAATCATCCTTGCAGCTTTATGCTCCTTTTGTTATTGTGTAGATTCTTCTTCTAATTGCACTGAAATATCGCCTTCCAGGTATTCCTGCTGACATCATTGAGAAGGGCCGTGACTACAAGCTGATCACAGAGGTGACCCAGGACGGCGACACCTTCTCGTGGACGCAAGTCTACCCCACAAACGCCAAAGTCACCAACACCTTCACTGTCGGCAAGGAGTGTGACATGGAGACCATCGGAGGGAAGAAATTCAAAGTGAGGAGAGACGGGAAAGGCAGGATGATGGATGATGGTTGATTGTTTCCAGGGATTCTGTAATGTCAGTCTGTCTGATATCATCTTTGTGTCTACAGGCTACAGTGTACATGGAGGGAGGCAAGCTGTGTGTGGACTTCCCCAACTACCACCACACATCTGAGATCAGCGGAGGAAAGCTCATAGAGGTGAGCAGAAACAAGGATAGTGTCTTATCATGTTAAGTAAATAGCACAAAACCCTACGGGGATTATTAAAGTTTCACTGACACAGGTTAAGGTTAATGTCACTCAGTTTAAGAATTTATGAATTATATTTTCATGGCCTACAGTAGTTCAATGAGCTAGTAAGGAAAATAAGTTTCAAAGCTGAAACGCTGAAAAAATACCCATCCTAACAACACATTCTCATATTCACtctttaaatcttatttttcctaAATGATGAAACAGCTAAAAGGTCTATCGATCCATAGGAGACAATTCCACCTGTTTCCTACACAATTTAAcctgtttcaggaattttatgTTAATATCTTGCACCACCGCTACTACCGAGAAAGTCCACTTGATCTGAGAAAATTCTTTTAACAAGGTGATCTGGATTGGAAGCAAGACTTTTCTCACCCCACTGGCTGATCCTTTCACTCGGTGAAAAATAAGATGAAACACTGGGACTAGATAACTAAGAGTTTAATATCTGATGTCACAGGAGAATGGAGGGCCAGGCCACTCCAGTGGAAATGATTGAGCGGCTGAATGTTTGTCTGAATTTTAATATCCCAATGACCTTCATTTTATAGCAGAGCTATCAATTCCCAGCTGAAATGTATACTCTTATCACCAGGAAATTATTCTGGGCACTGTGACAGTcaccatttccatttttctctccattggTATGATGCTGTCTAGATTAAGGGACATGATAAactattttctcttcttttggGCCATGGGAGACTCTGTTGATTGTTTGATGGTACACAGAAAACTACACCAAGGCACTGGAATAGCCCTTAATAATTTACTTCTgtatttctttcctctccttctccctctttctctctctccagacctCCAAAGCTGGGGCTGTCGTGCTGAAGAGAACCAGCAAGAAGATCTAAACGCTGACCTTTGGCCTCAGTTACAACAAGTGCAGACCTCAGAACAACCACTGTTGCAATCAATAAACTATAATTTTAATACCAATATGAGCTTGTGTCtctgtgcttatgtgtgtgtgtatgtgtgtgtgtgtgtgtgtgtgtgtgtgtgtgtgtgtgtgtgtgtgtgtgtgtgcgtgtgtgtgtgtgtctgtacttgCAAGGACCATGTTTGAGTTCTGGACATAATAAGTGAAGACTCTGCAGCCAGTGTTCACTTTAAAAAGAGACTGTTCTTAGTTGTTCCTCATTAAAGAGAGatattttgtcaaaattagAGTAAGGAAAATTAGATAAATTACTATGTGTTgacacaggaagccagtggatCCAAGTTGCCAGTGGACATCTTGCAAATGCGTCATTGTCTTCCATGGAGATGTTGGTTCCTATTTGTAAAGGTCCATACTggttattttgaatgttttgcccacttactacaatttacccacattttacatatgGCATTTACATAATAAAccgttttgcaaatcatgcaggggtataAGGATTTGAAGATTTGAAGACaatatgtaatcaaaatcctgtcattttcaaatttgaatttttggtcgAAACAGtgaccttataatgttctgcttctgcagctaacaaggTCTtctccattcataaaccacagagctgataattggctgtgtaaagcaaacgtttcccttGGACTACTTTATGGTGGAAGTCATGAAAGCACAACAGTGCttctgcttttaggaaaactaatgtgggcgactttattacagtgatggaatactgttAAGAGACTTTGAAGTCTCCCACAATAGTCTATGAGAAATGGGTCATGAGTTATGAAAGGGGCGTGGCTCAAGTATAGGGCTCGTGGCTAATCCTCgccaatgaaaatgaactctgttTAATCCAGTGGCAACTCCAACAAGTGCCTAATACAAACAGTTAATGAGTCATGGAAGGGGGCGTGGCTAAAGAGGGCGGGGCTAATTCACATCACTCAAACAGGGACTCTGATGCAACCGATGATGCCTCCCACAAGTGTCAACAACACTCCATATTTTGCCATATTATGTGAATACGTTTAGAACTTATGCACCTTTTTGTTACAGGCCACtgccactgccacgccccctttttttttttttttttttttttttttttttaaccagttaACGTGAACAGATACTCAGCTGTCCTTTGGCTCATGACTGACCTTTCCACAAAATCTTGTGCAAGCCTGATAGGCCACTCCCATTGCCATGCCTTCGTTCAGCCAAttggcatgaacacaaacacacacctccacacacacacacacacacacctgacctccatgccaaatttcagcctccTCGGGTGAAAACTGTGGCTGCCAAAGGGTGGGGACATTTTTGTGGACCGACCAACCGGTCAGCCGTCAGAGCGACAGAGCGAGCTGTAGAGGCGTCGGAGCCAGAAGGACCTTCAGTGGGTTTGCCTGCTTTTGCTGCcgataacagagagagagcagagtggaTGCTGGCCGAGCCGCTGGCTAAtctgctctctgcttctctTCCATTCTCTTGATCCTCACGTCCTCCCCtcgctgctcctctcctcttatcatctctcctcctctttttcccccATTCTCGGTCTTTGCGGCGCTATCGTCTCTATTTCTCCATGCGCTTCTCTTCTTTTATTCCCTTTTCTTCTCACCTGTCCATTTCCTCTCCATTCTCTCCTTTGTACTTTCCCTTTTTTGCCCTCCCCCCCTTCACTTCCTCTTGTCTGCTCGCTActtctttcctctcccctgTCCTTCTATTCTCTTctgtcctctcttttcctcctctttcctctctcacactctgACTGTCTCTATCCTATTTCTGTGTGGCTCCCAGCCAAGCAAACAATCAGTTAATTAACCAGCTCACTCCCAGGAACAGTGTAGAAGCTCTCAGAGGAGCACTGTAAAGGCTCTCATGTCTCTAAATTTACAGCTTCATTAAGTCGACTGGAGAAAGGTACATATCTTTAGAATAAATTTGCCAGACCTGATcctcagtgtaagtgtgtgtgtgtatgtgtgcgtgtctttgtctgtgtgtgtgtgtgtgtatgtgtgtgtgagcgtttgTGCATGCACGTGCGCTGGCCTTGACTTGAAAGCCGGCGACTCAATAGCTCcctaatgaaaacaaaatctcagGTTTTTGCCTCTGAGGTGGCGATTGTTTTGGTGTAATAATGAGAAGTCATCTCTTGCCAGCGCCGATGCAATCAACATCTTACACTCCAGAAAAATTAGGGTTGGAAGGCAACAAGCAAGGTGTCATTTGGGCATGTTTTTGTAGCTCAATGGTGGTGCAATCACTCTGCAATATCACTTCCTTTGTCCTCGCAGACAAACAGGTCTAATTGGCTATTTCCAGGGCTactgtttctgattggccaTTTTGCCTGGCCCTGATTGGCCTCCATCTTGGCAACCAGAAGTGGAGAGAAACTGGCTTGTTAACATGTACAtattgtgtttgtctctctgtttttgtgaaCTATTGGACTCACAAGCAGCCTTGAAAGGGTGGCTGACTTTGACCTAAGCCGGAGCATGGACAATGAAATGCTGGCAATGCTGATTAACAGCTTTGCAAGTTAATTAGCAGGGAATAAGGACTTC contains these protein-coding regions:
- the LOC115375525 gene encoding gastrotropin-like, which encodes MAFAGKWETETQEGYDEFCKLLGIPADIIEKGRDYKLITEVTQDGDTFSWTQVYPTNAKVTNTFTVGKECDMETIGGKKFKATVYMEGGKLCVDFPNYHHTSEISGGKLIETSKAGAVVLKRTSKKI